A genomic segment from Neobacillus sp. YX16 encodes:
- a CDS encoding YdhK family protein yields MNRTILFFITLVIAIFLAACSNDNQESEQGNTNQSENTEQEQDTSSEGHGGHAGMDHSGSGEVPEGLKDAENPTFKVGSKAIINDDHMEGMNGAEATIVGAYDTTVYTISYDPTNGGERVTNHKWIIHEEIKDAGDTPYKQGDEVIVEAYHMEGMESVTAVIDSAEQTTVYMVDFTPTTGGEKVTNHKWVTESELSAK; encoded by the coding sequence ATGAATCGAACTATCTTATTTTTTATTACCTTGGTTATTGCCATCTTTTTAGCAGCGTGCTCCAATGATAATCAGGAGAGCGAGCAAGGTAATACGAATCAAAGTGAGAACACAGAGCAAGAACAGGATACTAGTAGTGAAGGCCATGGTGGACATGCAGGTATGGATCATTCAGGTTCAGGTGAAGTTCCAGAAGGGTTAAAAGATGCTGAAAACCCTACCTTCAAAGTTGGAAGTAAAGCAATTATTAATGATGACCACATGGAAGGAATGAATGGGGCAGAAGCAACAATTGTTGGAGCGTATGATACTACAGTGTATACAATCTCGTATGATCCAACGAATGGTGGAGAAAGAGTAACAAATCACAAATGGATTATCCATGAAGAGATTAAAGATGCTGGTGACACACCGTATAAACAAGGTGATGAAGTTATCGTTGAGGCTTACCATATGGAAGGCATGGAGAGTGTAACTGCGGTAATCGATTCAGCTGAGCAAACTACAGTTTATATGGTTGATTTCACTCCAACAACTGGTGGAGAAAAGGTAACAAATCATAAATGGGTGACAGAAAGTGAACTTTCAGCTAAATAA
- a CDS encoding nitrite reductase, translating into MGNDVKKIKIALNGGIGFGAKLNSKQLVTISKYMDEDEELELTTFQQLYLEIPEEQQEEIIEEFKRVGLESFPVGNFVKSLRTCNFCKGEEEEGMPVAKELNRRIAGKPVPFTLKVAYTGCPIGCGEPMLSDIGVMKIRDHYNLYVGGQAKGKDAEVGSLLMEYPTPEELYDAVEKIIGLYSQMGKKRETFYKFLKRIDRSLLIN; encoded by the coding sequence ATGGGGAATGATGTTAAAAAAATTAAGATAGCCTTAAATGGGGGAATTGGCTTTGGGGCAAAGCTGAACTCTAAACAGCTTGTGACAATCTCTAAATATATGGATGAAGATGAGGAACTTGAATTAACGACGTTTCAGCAACTTTATTTAGAAATACCAGAAGAGCAACAAGAAGAAATAATTGAGGAATTCAAAAGGGTTGGATTAGAATCTTTTCCAGTAGGAAACTTCGTAAAGAGCTTAAGGACCTGTAATTTTTGCAAAGGAGAAGAAGAGGAAGGAATGCCAGTTGCAAAGGAGTTAAATCGCCGAATTGCAGGTAAACCTGTCCCATTTACCCTTAAGGTCGCATATACAGGATGTCCCATTGGTTGTGGAGAACCGATGTTAAGTGACATCGGTGTTATGAAAATTAGAGATCATTATAATTTATATGTAGGAGGGCAAGCAAAAGGGAAAGATGCAGAAGTTGGATCCTTGTTAATGGAGTATCCAACACCAGAAGAATTGTACGATGCAGTAGAAAAAATAATTGGGTTATATTCACAAATGGGAAAAAAACGGGAGACATTCTATAAATTTTTGAAACGGATAGACAGAAGTCTTTTAATAAATTAG
- a CDS encoding beta-propeller fold lactonase family protein, whose amino-acid sequence MKKYILVGLFFIFSIFLAACGNTTDNRSKETTKEPTKNAQTTQDDSKNEKENVAYTAEHGGITKVDASTNKTIKSIDIEGSVHNVQISPDGKILGATVVPETGEHGGHDSGHEEKTNGFAVFYDVGTDEFINKVEVGSHPAHIVFTENMKYALVTNNQDNNVSIIDLATYKVIQNISTGNGPHGFRIAADSKTAYIANMGEDTISILDLDSMKESKKIVVGNTPVTTGITPDGKTLVVTLNAENSLAIINLENEKVEKVTVGEGPAQVYVQTDGKFAFVANQGTPENPSDSVSKIDLESRKVVATIKVGKGAHGVVTSDDNRFVYVTNMYENTVSIIKNEDNKVIATIEVGTEPNGITLK is encoded by the coding sequence ATGAAAAAATATATTCTCGTAGGACTATTTTTTATTTTTAGCATTTTTTTAGCTGCTTGTGGTAATACCACAGATAATCGATCGAAGGAGACAACAAAAGAACCTACAAAAAATGCTCAAACAACCCAAGATGATTCAAAAAATGAAAAAGAAAATGTCGCATATACAGCTGAACACGGTGGTATTACCAAAGTTGATGCCTCAACCAATAAAACTATTAAATCAATAGACATTGAAGGATCGGTTCATAATGTTCAAATATCACCTGATGGAAAAATACTAGGAGCTACTGTTGTTCCAGAAACAGGAGAACACGGGGGACATGATAGTGGCCATGAAGAAAAAACGAATGGTTTTGCTGTATTTTATGATGTGGGGACAGACGAATTTATTAACAAAGTGGAAGTAGGGTCTCATCCAGCACACATTGTGTTTACAGAGAATATGAAATATGCATTGGTGACAAACAATCAAGATAACAATGTTTCGATTATTGATTTAGCCACTTATAAAGTAATTCAAAACATATCGACTGGAAATGGCCCACATGGTTTTAGAATCGCAGCAGATAGTAAAACTGCCTACATTGCTAATATGGGTGAGGATACCATAAGTATATTAGATTTAGACAGTATGAAAGAAAGTAAAAAAATTGTAGTTGGAAATACTCCTGTTACAACGGGTATTACACCTGATGGGAAAACCCTTGTTGTAACATTAAATGCTGAAAATTCTTTAGCAATTATCAATCTTGAAAATGAAAAGGTAGAGAAGGTTACAGTGGGTGAAGGTCCTGCTCAAGTCTACGTTCAAACAGATGGGAAATTTGCATTCGTTGCAAACCAAGGAACGCCTGAAAATCCATCGGATAGCGTCTCCAAGATTGATCTTGAATCGAGAAAAGTGGTTGCAACCATTAAGGTTGGCAAAGGTGCTCATGGGGTTGTGACCAGTGATGATAACAGATTTGTTTATGTTACCAATATGTACGAAAATACAGTGAGCATAATTAAAAACGAAGATAATAAAGTAATTGCGACAATTGAAGTTGGGACAGAACCAAATGGAATCACTCTGAAGTGA